Proteins encoded together in one Candidatus Deferrimicrobium sp. window:
- a CDS encoding DUF3047 domain-containing protein — MRKHGWISLCVLGLIALLASSGRVFAAGGGLGKWDESTAGRRESLPERHVGATDNGISVEVTMSPGTGVLYRHVGRWEPAPAALRFSADNVNVRGNDYLPGEAVFPASVTFVFGKDSLKLGARKRLELFLKQVWNGFTPSGIRLTYVWGNGLPVGSMYRLWEEETVFVLAGPEEVGKTISSTRRLGDDFRAAYGRPPSGPVTEIRVSARRPSREKGPVRASITVRFPAPPE, encoded by the coding sequence ATGCGTAAGCACGGTTGGATATCGCTGTGCGTCCTGGGTCTCATCGCGCTGCTCGCCTCGTCCGGGCGGGTCTTCGCCGCGGGCGGGGGCCTGGGGAAATGGGACGAATCTACCGCAGGGCGGCGTGAATCGCTTCCGGAACGCCACGTCGGGGCAACCGACAACGGAATCTCGGTCGAGGTGACGATGTCCCCCGGGACGGGTGTCCTGTACCGGCATGTCGGCCGTTGGGAGCCGGCGCCCGCCGCGCTGCGCTTCTCCGCGGACAACGTCAATGTCCGGGGGAACGATTACCTGCCCGGAGAAGCGGTCTTTCCGGCATCGGTCACGTTTGTCTTCGGGAAGGATTCGCTGAAACTTGGTGCGAGAAAACGGCTGGAACTCTTCCTGAAGCAGGTGTGGAACGGGTTCACCCCGTCCGGAATCCGCCTGACCTATGTGTGGGGAAACGGCCTCCCGGTCGGATCGATGTATCGTCTTTGGGAGGAGGAGACGGTGTTCGTCCTCGCGGGACCGGAAGAGGTGGGGAAAACGATCTCTTCAACCCGTCGTCTCGGCGACGACTTCCGCGCCGCCTACGGCCGTCCCCCGAGCGGGCCGGTGACCGAAATCCGGGTGAGCGCCCGCCGTCCCTCCCGCGAAAAGGGGCCGGTGCGCGCGTCGATCACCGTGCGATTCCCCGCGCCGCCGGAGTGA
- the purM gene encoding phosphoribosylformylglycinamidine cyclo-ligase encodes MLKKPVTYRTAGVDIDEGERLVRRIRPMVRTTHRKEVLGEIGSFAGFFRFPARKYRDPVLVSGTDGVGTKVKVAAAAGKFDTVGIDLVAMCVNDILVHGAEPLFFLDYYATGKLSAEDGAQVVSGVAEGCRQAGCALLGGETAEMPSVYARGEFDLAGFAVGAVDRGRIIDGNTVRPGDLLVGLSSSGLHSNGYSLARKVVFDILRKRMGQRVPEWGATVAEELLRPTRVYVRPVLSLLRKVRILGMAHITGGGITGNVPRSLPDGVTAVVDRASWEVPPVFRTICAAARLPDDEAFRTFNMGIGMVLMLRPGDADRSVAHFRRAGVPATVIGEIRHSRRREPNVTFSGGRR; translated from the coding sequence ATCTTGAAAAAACCGGTCACGTACAGAACCGCAGGCGTCGACATCGACGAGGGGGAACGCCTGGTGCGCCGGATCCGGCCGATGGTCCGCACGACGCACCGCAAGGAGGTCCTTGGGGAGATCGGCTCGTTCGCGGGCTTCTTCCGCTTCCCTGCCCGGAAGTACCGGGATCCGGTCCTCGTCTCAGGCACCGACGGCGTGGGGACCAAGGTCAAGGTCGCCGCGGCGGCCGGGAAATTCGACACGGTTGGGATCGACCTCGTCGCCATGTGCGTCAACGACATCCTCGTCCACGGCGCAGAGCCGCTCTTTTTCCTCGACTACTACGCCACCGGGAAGCTTTCGGCCGAAGACGGGGCCCAGGTTGTCTCGGGGGTGGCGGAAGGGTGCCGGCAGGCAGGCTGCGCGCTGCTCGGGGGAGAGACCGCGGAGATGCCGTCGGTCTATGCCCGGGGAGAGTTCGACCTGGCGGGATTCGCGGTGGGAGCGGTGGACAGGGGCAGGATCATCGACGGCAACACCGTGCGCCCCGGCGACCTTCTCGTGGGGCTCTCCTCCTCCGGCCTCCACAGCAACGGGTACTCCCTGGCGAGGAAAGTCGTCTTCGACATTCTCCGAAAACGGATGGGTCAGCGCGTTCCCGAGTGGGGCGCGACGGTCGCTGAGGAGCTCCTGAGGCCCACCCGCGTCTACGTGCGCCCCGTCCTCTCCCTGCTCCGGAAGGTGAGGATCCTCGGCATGGCGCACATCACCGGCGGGGGGATCACCGGGAACGTCCCGCGTTCCCTGCCGGACGGCGTCACGGCGGTCGTCGACCGCGCCTCCTGGGAAGTCCCGCCCGTTTTCCGGACGATCTGCGCGGCGGCGCGCCTGCCCGACGACGAGGCGTTCCGCACCTTCAACATGGGGATCGGGATGGTGCTCATGCTGCGGCCCGGGGACGCGGACCGGTCGGTCGCCCATTTCCGACGCGCCGGTGTTCCGGCAACCGTGATCGGGGAGATCCGGCACAGTCGTCGCCGGGAGCCGAACGTGACCTTTTCCGGGG
- a CDS encoding competence/damage-inducible protein A, producing MATRVGIVILGDEVLKGEIREANLAYMIPLLAKWGAETALCAILPDDIPVVVRHLRRFREEVDLLVLTGGIGPTPDDITRDAVAEVAGVPLIVHPEAKAALEARPYKGSNPEYRMLMAQVPKGATLIPNPLSPAPGFFIDRMAIFPGVPRMLQAMFEWVRPMVSGLRKSRVILYSMAPESSYAGIMKEAMTEFPEIGIGSYPMSEGEYRVRVVFRGDRFERTEACAALFTNRLSEIGYEILRRVEERGEDA from the coding sequence ATGGCGACGAGAGTGGGGATCGTGATCCTCGGCGACGAGGTGCTGAAGGGAGAGATCCGGGAGGCGAACCTCGCGTACATGATCCCACTGCTGGCAAAGTGGGGGGCGGAGACGGCGCTGTGCGCGATCCTCCCGGACGATATCCCCGTGGTGGTGCGGCACCTGCGCCGGTTCCGCGAGGAGGTCGATCTCCTCGTCCTGACGGGGGGGATCGGCCCCACGCCGGACGACATCACCCGGGACGCCGTCGCCGAGGTCGCCGGGGTGCCGTTGATCGTGCATCCCGAGGCGAAGGCGGCGCTGGAAGCCCGCCCGTACAAGGGATCGAACCCGGAATACCGGATGCTGATGGCCCAGGTTCCTAAAGGCGCGACGCTGATCCCGAACCCGCTCTCCCCCGCACCCGGCTTCTTCATCGACCGGATGGCGATCTTCCCCGGCGTCCCGCGCATGCTCCAGGCGATGTTCGAGTGGGTGAGGCCGATGGTTTCCGGCCTCCGCAAGAGCCGCGTCATCCTCTATTCGATGGCCCCGGAGTCGTCCTACGCCGGCATCATGAAGGAGGCGATGACGGAGTTCCCGGAGATCGGCATCGGGTCGTACCCGATGAGCGAGGGAGAGTACCGCGTGCGGGTGGTGTTCCGCGGCGACCGGTTCGAACGGACGGAAGCGTGCGCCGCACTCTTCACGAATCGCCTCTCGGAGATCGGGTACGAAATTCTCCGCCGGGTGGAGGAGCGTGGCGAAGATGCGTAA